The following are from one region of the Chloroflexota bacterium genome:
- a CDS encoding cobalamin B12-binding domain-containing protein: MSKTQTLTDLMVNLEETAVLDEVKRLLDNGEQARNILDALTKGMNIVGEKYAAGEYFLAELVMGAEIFKESMELLEPALLAQGAPERKVCGKMVIGTVQGDLHDIGKNIFVALARNAGFAVTDLGIDVPPAKFIEQIKKDSADILGMSGIMTMSLDPMAETVKQLKAAGLRDKVKVIIGGLPVDERWRELVGADAASDDAYKGLKIIQAFMGVK; the protein is encoded by the coding sequence CTGGAGGAAACGGCTGTCCTGGACGAAGTCAAGCGCCTTCTGGACAACGGGGAACAGGCACGGAACATCTTGGATGCGCTGACCAAGGGGATGAACATCGTCGGCGAAAAATACGCCGCCGGCGAGTACTTCCTGGCCGAACTGGTCATGGGCGCCGAGATCTTCAAAGAGTCCATGGAGTTGCTGGAGCCAGCGCTGCTCGCGCAGGGTGCGCCCGAGAGAAAGGTCTGCGGCAAGATGGTCATCGGTACCGTGCAGGGCGATCTGCACGACATCGGCAAGAACATTTTCGTCGCACTGGCACGCAACGCCGGCTTTGCCGTTACCGACCTGGGCATTGACGTGCCGCCGGCCAAGTTCATCGAGCAGATCAAGAAGGATAGCGCAGACATCCTGGGCATGTCGGGCATCATGACCATGTCGCTTGACCCCATGGCCGAGACGGTCAAGCAGCTCAAGGCAGCAGGTCTGCGCGACAAGGTCAAGGTGATCATCGGCGGGTTGCCGGTGGACGAACGATGGCGCGAGTTGGTGGGGGCGGATGCTGCCAGCGATGACGCCTACAAAGGCCTGAAAATAATCCAGGCATTCATGGGGGTGAAATAA